Proteins encoded within one genomic window of Anabaena sphaerica FACHB-251:
- a CDS encoding WG repeat-containing protein, with protein MDIRGVWITTTDSKVLNSKDNIAEAMKFLADTGFNVVFPVVWNQGFTNYRSEVMLKNFGVEINPREEFKKRDPLAELIAEAKKVNLAVIPWFEYGFMSSYQRNGGHIIAKKPKWAAIDYAGKNLSVNDYYWLNALDSEVQEFLLSLFLEVVKKYEVVGIQGDDHFPCFPMEGGYDEKTTARYQQEFNQQPPKPPERGNSKDPQWQNPQWKQWVRWRADILSNFLSRVYREIIKVNPELIISMAPSIYPWGYENYLQDSQTWVDLGLVDLIHPQLYQRELELYKRDINRLVANQFNKQQLPQLIPGILLKQSTYRIDTEHLYQAVKYNRSVGIQGEVFWFYEGLRENNNALANILKSSIYSQPPGKFDAKEIKNNTFTHRRINNDYCYITTSEEISLKVAFDWVEPFSEGMAALKMGYKWGFIDKTGKLISRLQFDTAAPFSEGLALVSIKNKYRYIDKTGQFIPVKTVKEWDDGSSFFKGIVFDDGASFSEGMAAVKIADKWGYIDQTGKIIIPARFDDAKSFSEDMAAVKIANQWGYISKTGETIILSQFDDATSFSEGLALVKVGNKLGYIDRTGQFIINPQFDEADIFSEGLAPAKLGKKWGYINQYAEFIIPPNFDFAKPFSQKMALVNVGGELKQDQEQEKAYFTGGKWGYIRKP; from the coding sequence ATGGATATTCGCGGCGTTTGGATCACAACAACAGATAGTAAAGTCCTTAATTCCAAGGACAACATTGCCGAGGCTATGAAGTTTCTAGCCGACACTGGATTTAACGTTGTATTTCCCGTTGTCTGGAATCAAGGCTTCACCAACTATCGCAGCGAAGTCATGCTGAAAAACTTTGGCGTGGAAATAAACCCGCGCGAGGAATTTAAAAAGAGAGATCCTTTAGCAGAATTAATTGCAGAAGCAAAAAAAGTTAATCTTGCGGTTATCCCTTGGTTTGAATATGGCTTTATGAGTTCTTATCAAAGAAATGGTGGACACATCATCGCCAAAAAACCTAAATGGGCAGCGATTGATTATGCTGGTAAAAACCTTAGTGTAAATGATTATTATTGGCTAAATGCTCTTGATAGCGAAGTACAGGAATTTTTATTAAGTTTGTTCTTAGAAGTCGTCAAAAAATATGAAGTTGTCGGCATTCAAGGTGATGATCATTTTCCCTGTTTTCCAATGGAAGGTGGTTACGACGAAAAAACTACTGCACGCTATCAGCAAGAGTTTAATCAACAACCACCAAAACCGCCAGAACGAGGAAATTCTAAAGATCCACAATGGCAAAATCCACAATGGAAACAATGGGTAAGGTGGCGGGCTGATATTCTTTCCAATTTTTTAAGCCGTGTCTACCGAGAAATAATTAAGGTAAATCCTGAATTAATTATTTCAATGGCACCGAGTATTTATCCTTGGGGTTATGAAAACTACCTGCAAGATTCTCAAACTTGGGTTGACCTGGGGTTAGTCGATTTAATTCATCCGCAATTATATCAACGCGAATTAGAACTTTATAAGAGAGATATAAATAGGCTGGTAGCTAATCAATTTAACAAGCAACAATTACCCCAATTAATTCCTGGTATTCTTTTAAAACAAAGTACATATCGAATTGATACAGAACATTTATATCAGGCAGTAAAATATAATCGTTCCGTTGGTATTCAAGGGGAAGTTTTCTGGTTCTATGAAGGTTTGCGAGAAAATAATAATGCTTTAGCTAATATTTTAAAATCTAGTATTTATTCTCAACCTCCTGGAAAATTTGACGCGAAAGAAATTAAAAATAATACCTTTACCCATCGGCGAATAAATAATGATTATTGTTACATAACTACATCAGAGGAAATTAGTCTCAAGGTAGCATTTGATTGGGTTGAGCCATTTTCTGAAGGTATGGCAGCCTTAAAAATGGGTTACAAATGGGGTTTCATTGATAAAACAGGTAAACTTATCAGTAGACTTCAGTTTGATACTGCTGCACCTTTTTCAGAAGGATTGGCTTTAGTAAGCATTAAGAATAAATATCGGTATATTGATAAAACAGGCCAATTTATTCCTGTTAAAACTGTTAAAGAATGGGATGATGGCTCATCCTTTTTCAAAGGTATCGTGTTTGATGATGGTGCATCCTTTTCTGAAGGTATGGCAGCTGTAAAAATAGCTGATAAATGGGGGTATATTGATCAAACAGGTAAAATTATTATTCCTGCTCGATTTGATGATGCTAAATCATTTTCTGAAGATATGGCGGCTGTAAAAATAGCAAATCAATGGGGGTATATTTCTAAAACAGGTGAGACTATAATTCTATCTCAATTCGATGATGCTACAAGTTTTTCTGAAGGTTTAGCCTTAGTTAAAGTCGGTAATAAATTAGGTTATATAGATAGAACTGGACAGTTTATTATCAATCCACAATTTGATGAAGCTGATATTTTCTCAGAAGGATTAGCACCTGCTAAACTAGGAAAAAAATGGGGATATATTAATCAGTATGCTGAATTTATAATTCCCCCAAATTTTGATTTTGCGAAACCTTTTTCTCAAAAAATGGCATTAGTTAATGTTGGTGGAGAATTGAAACAAGATCAGGAACAAGAGAAAGCCTATTTTACAGGTGGGAAATGGGGATATATTCGCAAACCTTAA
- a CDS encoding class I SAM-dependent methyltransferase, which produces MKDLQVIKNLYPQDLELRKNWYSPVADAYNKVRPRYSQYVIDRAVEVAQLTAESKILELGCGPGNATVSFAQLGFSMVCLDPSQAACQFARSNCAAYPNVDIEQTTFEEWKLTPNKFDAVLAATSFHWMNPEIAYTKVADALQDDGALILLWNMTPQPDYEVYQTLHEVYQIHAPSSARYEDSRTQETIVKSFGEKAISSGKFKDLVSDYVVCEVTYSVDNYLLLLGTLSPYLKLEASIRDALFAGLRDKIDAHYGGSIEITYISAFQVMRKV; this is translated from the coding sequence ATGAAAGATTTACAAGTCATCAAAAATTTATATCCCCAAGATTTAGAACTGCGGAAAAATTGGTATTCCCCCGTAGCAGATGCTTATAACAAAGTAAGACCGCGTTATTCCCAATATGTTATCGACCGTGCTGTTGAAGTTGCTCAACTTACTGCTGAAAGTAAGATTCTGGAATTAGGATGTGGTCCAGGAAATGCAACAGTATCTTTTGCTCAATTGGGATTTTCAATGGTTTGTTTAGATCCAAGTCAAGCAGCTTGTCAGTTTGCTAGATCCAACTGTGCAGCATATCCAAATGTAGATATTGAACAGACAACTTTTGAAGAATGGAAATTAACACCAAATAAATTTGATGCTGTTTTAGCAGCAACTTCTTTTCATTGGATGAATCCAGAAATTGCTTATACAAAAGTCGCTGATGCTTTACAGGATGATGGGGCTTTGATTTTGTTGTGGAACATGACTCCTCAACCTGATTATGAGGTATACCAAACTCTGCATGAGGTTTATCAAATTCATGCTCCATCTTCAGCCAGATATGAAGATAGCAGAACTCAAGAAACAATAGTCAAATCTTTTGGAGAAAAAGCCATTAGTTCAGGTAAATTCAAAGATTTAGTTTCTGATTATGTGGTTTGCGAAGTAACTTATAGTGTTGATAATTATTTGTTGCTTTTGGGTACTCTTTCTCCTTATTTAAAGTTAGAAGCTTCAATTAGGGATGCTTTATTTGCGGGTTTAAGGGATAAGATTGATGCTCATTATGGGGGAAGTATTGAAATTACATATATTTCGGCTTTTCAGGTGATGAGGAAGGTTTAG